The region GCGGTCAAGCTTAAGAGCAAAAGGCTGAGAGAGTGTGTTTGGATTGAAGGGAGCAACGAGAGGGGCGGCAGGGACCACATGGGCCTCGACGGCGGCAGTCGCCGACAAGGTAGCAACGGCACTGGCGGAGGCAGAGTCAACTGGAGCTTCAGACATGGCGGAGGCTGAgagagctctgataccaacttaaGAAATTCATAAATGCAAAAAATTGTATTGAGTATGAATTGCAGCTCAAAGAATGATGACTGCTGCTATAGTATATATAATCAATTGAGATTTTAAATAATACAAAATTGGTCCAATGGTCACTACACACGTGTGTCCTCACACTCTTCTATGTAACAAGAATTTGTTATCAGCTGAATATTCTAGAGTAAATGACTCATTTAGTAGTACTACATGGCTGTACACATGGGAGCTGATGTGTTGCTTTTACAAGTGGTTCTGACAATGAGTGTAGCACTTCCAAAGATGTTATGTTCTAATATTGTTTTTACtgttgtttttgttattttctttccttcGTTTGTTGGTATTTGTCTGAGTATGTTTATGTTCATACTCAGAGTAGAACAACTATGTCCTGTGGGACCTTGGCTTTTGCCTGTGTTGGTGGAATATTTCCTGTCCTCTCAGATTGCTCATGGACCTATGGTGTTGTATTGAGGTGATGTTGATTCGATTTTGGTATACCGTTGCTTGTTAGAATTATCTTTCGAAGGCAGCCTTTAGAGCGTTATTTCTGTCATAATGATTCAATTCATTACTCTTTTGTTACTCTTataagtttttatttttgttgtactTGGTTTGGTTAGCTTGTAATTAGGTCATCTCACTTGTGAGATCAATTGCTGCTCTTTTGAACTTAGCCCTTACATGTAGGACTTGTCCTCCTTAACCATTTAATGAGAGTTATTccccttaaatatatatataggggtTTCTTTGGTAGGGCTTTCAAAAAGACCCTTACCGTAGGGCTCTTTGTGTGTTTCTCaacctttgaacagttttcggcgcgattttttttttatgaccatgtatattgtagttatttagagcatcctgcaaattttcagaaaatttcgaataatttacaatgccgaaaacagattattgcacgcatgactaatttttttatacgcgtgaaaaatagcatgtttgaacttagttttcggcactgtaaattattcagaattttttgaaaatttgcaggatgctctaaataactacaatatacatagtcataaaaaaaaattacgtcGAAAATTGTTCAAAGGTTGAGAAACACACAAAGAGCCCTACGGTAGGGGTTTTTTTGAAAGCCCTACCAAAGAaacccctatatatatatatatatatttaaggggAATAACTCTCATTAAATGGTTAAGGAGGACAAGTCCTACATGTAAGGGCTAAGTTCAAAAGAGCAGCAATTGATCTCACAAGTGAGATGACCTAATTACAAGCTAATCAAACCAagtacaacaaaaataaaaacttatAAGAGTAACAAAAGAGTAATGAATTGAATGATTATGACAAAAAATTACGCCGAAACACAAAAGAGTCCTACGATAGGGCTTTTTTTGAAAGTCCTACCAAAGAATTAtcctatatatatttaatattcgATATAATTGCTTCTATCACATTGTCTCTTTTCAAATTGTATTGGGGAATGGAgactatattaaaaaaaaaattactcaacATGCCACTCCACGAGTCTTGAAAGTAAATATTCAATGATGGAATCAACCAACCGACCATGCAATCCAAAGTATGGTGCTTCAGTatctttaaaaataaaagtatGGTGCTTtaacttgtattttttttaattaaaaaattcaaataattttattttccccCATTAGTCTTGATGGCACATAGCATTAACaatttagaaattttttttttttttttttttgagcaaaCAATTTAGCATTATTAAAACAAAGTATCACATAACACAGATCTTAGATACCATCATCATATGTCAACTTATATATATTTGTCTTGATCCGAACACTAGCAATCTTCTCTCCCAAAGAAgcaaacttttctttttccttGCAGAGCTCACTCTATGGGTAGAAGCATAGAATCTGAAACACCATTAATTATTGTACAAGAAACAAGTGATGCCGCTGATACCCAGTTGATCAATCACTATCTTCATCAATTAGAAACCTTTCTTAGACTCTTTGGCTTCTGCCAGTACTCAGTTCTGAGCTTCACTCTCTCATGGGTCTCCTTCCTCCTTGTGGGTATTGCACTTCCACTCTTAATAATCCAAATTTCTTACTGTTCCAACTGTGAGAAGTATCAGATCAAAAGCTTTGAGCTTGAGATTTTGTTCTCTCAATCTCTTGTGGCCGCCATTTCTCTTCTGTGTATCTCTCACAATTTTCGAAAGTATGGTCTTCGAAAGTTCTTGTTTGTGGATAGGTACCACGGACACATGACCCAGTTTCGTGATGAATACAGCCGAAAGATCAAGGTAAGTGTTTTTACCCCCAAaaccccccttttttttttctttctctaatCTATTTTTGAATGTGTGTATTGATATTCCAATTAAATACAGATAATTTAGATGTTCAATCTTCTATTTTAAACAGAACCCATTTCTGAATATgcaattttgttattattttcttCATGGTTGTGGATTCCACTAAAGAAAATTGATTTGAGAGTGAAAACTTGAAAGATggcattttgattttgattttttttagagTGTAGGGTCTACTTAAGAAAATTGGTTAAAAAATAATAACATGAAAATGGGATTTTGATGTTTTTTCTCCAGGATGATTGTAGAGTCTACATGGAACATAAGAAAGTTGATTGAAAATGTTAACTTGACAAATGGGAATATTATTTCTTATTTGCTTTGATGATTGTAgataataccaaaaaaaaaagaagttgaaAATGGATTTTGATTCTTATTTCAGGATGATTGTAGAGTGTAGACTCTACAAAAGAAAATTGGTCGAAAATGAGAAcatgaaaaatgggattttgattcttttctttttttccttcgATGATTGTAGAGTCTATGCTCTACAAAACAAAAATTAGTTGAAATTGTGAACTTCGAAAATGGGAATATTACTAATTGTAGATTCTACAAAAGAAAATTGGTGGAAGATGAGAATATTATAACAAATGGTATTTTTCTTGTATCTTTCTATGGCGTCTCATAGTGATTTTTATACTTTACTCAGGGCTTCTTCCGCTTATTAGTGGTGTGGGTGTTACCTTGCTTCTTATTGAAGGCTTCTCGTGAAGTTTCCAGAATCAGATACATTGACAAAGACTCGTGGTGGCAATCCGCTGCTATCATAGTTGGTTTGCTCTTCTCATGGACTTATTTGAACATAATTTTCCTTTCAGGCAGTGCTTTGTTCAATTTGGTATGCAACTTACAAATAATACACTTGGAGAATTATGGGAAACTCTTAGAAAGGGACTTAGATGTTTCTGAATACATCACGGAACACATTCGTCTAAATCATAACCTATCCAAAATTAGCCACAGGTTCAGAATTTTTCTCCTCCTTGAGTTCTTAGCTGTGACAGCTTCAGAGATTATGGCTCTATTGCAGACTACAGGAAATCGCGGTATCATCAACTTCATCAACGGAGGCGATTTTGCAGTAAGTTTTATGAACGAATTATTCCATGGTAGTTTTCATCGAGAAAGTTGGCTATGATTCAAAGTTTCTAGTTTTGTTTCATCAGCTTGTAAGTTTATATATTGCTTCTATGGTTTCTCTAAGAAATTTCTTTCACTATTTAAAAATCTGTAACTTGGTTACCTTTGATGGAAGGTCTGCTCCATTGTTGAGCTTGTTGGGATAATTATTTGCCTCCATGGTGCTGCAAAGATTTCACATAGAGCTCAGGCTCTTGCCTCCATCACTAGCAAATGGCATGCTTTGGTTACATGCAACTCTAGTGACAATCCTTCTCAAGTTGACATTTCAATCATTGACGGCACAAACAATGAGGCTGATATTACCCAAAGATCAATACCCATAACCTATTCGGAAAATGATCTGGAATCTGTAGACTTTGTACCAGTGCCTACAAATGCTCAACTTGCTTCATCTATGTCCTTGTACCACAAGAGACAAGCTTTCGGTAAGTACACTCAGACGATATCGACTCGTTACACTGTGGAAATCTGTTTAGGCATGTTAATGAAGTTGTTAAATGATAAAACCAGATTTTATAATGGCTATGAGTAGAAGAATTAGTTGCATACTTTTTGTTTGAAATTACTGAAACCTGCTGTTGATTTGTGTTCTCAGTTACTTATATGGAATCGAATCTTGGGGGAGCTAGCGTATTTGGATGGAGAATTGATCGGACGCTGGTGAATACCATCTTCTTTATTGAgctttctcttgttctttttgtaCTAGGGAAAACCATAACTTTTACATGAGTTTGTTAGTATAGAGGGAAAGAATGACTTTTTCACTGCAAAAGTATACATTTTAGCATATTTTTGCAAGCAAACTGTATGGGACGGATAAAAATGCATGGGACACATActtgaccaattttttttttaattattattgaccaatttttttttaattattattgaccaattttttttttaattattattgttattgggCAGTTTCatcaaatttattattattattattattattattatgtagaaatattataagttttttttttcaatcataaatttaataatgaaacttaataaatatattatggtTTGAAATTATCTAAATATTATTCTGGGATAATATTAGTTACATTAGTATCACACAACAATACTTTATAATTTATTCGTTAACCATGTGGTTTATTTGGCTGTATCAAATCAGTCATAGAGAGAGAATCGAAGCGTAAAATAGCAAAAATTACTCTAATTTGGCCTCATTAGTTAAGgtcctatttttttttaaagaaaatattattttggtagacaaaaatattattttcccCAAACTATAATCCTTGTAGAGTATTTTGCCCCCTAGTAAAAAACAAATCTCTCTAGAGACTATTACAAATTTACCCTTTCAGTTGCACtccgttaatttttttttaaagagattACTGATGAAATACTGATGCGTCACTAAGTTAGCATAATTCAAGAGTCCAAATAGAAAATATATGCATAGAAAGTAGTCTAATAACAAATTCTAGAAATTTGTATAAGCATTTTTAGAGCTAATGTTTATATGTTTAGTGTCAATAAATTTGATTTTAGCTAGCTTAAGTTAGTTAAATAGACCATCGTATTGCAACTATATATGTGGCCAGTGACCAGATCAGCAAACCGTTAAAAAAATAAACAGAATGCAACTGAATGTAATGGTTGCTATAGTTCGGGGggatttttttcacaaaaaaaataaaaataaaataagaagctAAACTCTACAAGGATGATAGTTCGtgaataaaatcatatttatcataaaataaaaatccttttttaataagatatttttatatttgtttttaataatataaCTAAAGTTTTAAAATagcatattttaattattttacgtaatgataaatattctatttttaaaataaataaatttatatttgtaaacaataatataacatattaaatcaccataatatttttaaataattaatactaaaattttaaaagtatataacatatattcatatatttataaACATAAAAAGTAATTATATTCTCTTCTATGTAAAAAAGATGTGTAATTAACGATTTATCatagttttaacgatttttttttgttaactttaacataatattacaaatatttaataaaatatacatttaaaatcaatttaaaaaatatgGTGAGTAAATATCtagtaactatattaatataaattcaaattttataaaacatcattattataataacatttaatacaatattaaatatttaataattatattatacataatcttaatttttataaatttcgatagaataaatatttagtaaattATActtgttgacgcgattcttcgccaacaggtaattatacgaataaacgggatggattagtgctaaatagtgaaccgtaatatgaaaatactttaattccaaactggcgaaattagtatcgtgagaaggttatcactcctttcctttttaggtggttcgaaggttaaaatccctctagtccaccagtcaatattattgatatctcttgagtattccttacagagtgtttctttacaacaaaaacgccaaccccttgcaacgccctgggtcctggtatttatagggagaagacacctgggttggtaaagggggttcccgtgaccttcttacccatcatgtcatctctgtgacactgatgattaattcctaaaacctgacagtgaagtgttgtctaatcaataggtaaggggggataatgggctgcgtGGCCCAaaccaaattgggagggaccctatcagatagaatcagtcatccgacccggcgtgtacaagttggcaagattggatggaagtctggtaccacgagcatggaatggtgaacacctacgaccttactatcaatagtataggaaggatgtcgcctataaccatgcttgtttatctgtactgtttttatatttttggatttatcaaataaagtttgatttcgttttaatatgctgtattttttgcaatctctcttaatttaataacctatggtcgcattcataggatattaagggggcattagtggtacatataccatcagcttgaaaaaataaaaagcatATACGAAAAACGTACAagcgtttggatataaccaaatgcacgagctaagatagtttggatataaccaaactatcaaaaacatacaagtgtttggatataaccaaatgcgcgagctaaggtagtttggatataaccaaactatcaaaaatatacaagtgtttggatataaccaaatgcgcgagctaagatagtttggatataaccaaactatcataaacatacaagtgtttggacgtaaccaaatgtgcgagatgagaaagtttgaacataatcaaattatcaagatataagaatataagtgtatggattacaaacctaacgcgatcttaataggtttggaacaaaccagctaaaactacttgacagtaagttggagcataacccacttcgcattaagtcgagatcgaggctagagTATCTTGCAgcacaatagtttcgacctcataacctcggggagctacccgaggacaagaaaaagtaactaaaaaagtaagatataactaaaccatctgcattacacaccatataagtactttcgggtgcatggtaaaagtaacatccgaccttgacaaataacaagatcggaagcggataattcgagcaaactgtgcatgaatgcactgaacctcgagcttaaaaatccaaactatgtttgtatgaataaacaggcatataagacactttaatataaattgtgcaaaatatttcaacccaataaatgtaaagcatatgtattaaagtaaaataaaaaaagtaatatCATAAAGGAAAACTCTTACACGAGTTGTAAAATTGTCTTGGCCCTATGGGGATAAATAAGAAATCAAACATAAAAGGCTATTACAAATATTctgagggacgcagccccgaggcaagtattaagaaggaggagcatcttccttggccttctcaacatcttccttggccttctcagcatcctcctcaGCTCCATCTACGACAtctcgagcagcctcctcctcatcaagccgagcttgccatttggccacgagcttcgcttcaagatggcccaagaagctggtatcgaggtcgacattgttggcccagattctgtacatggccaggtcgaccgcccgatcctttttctctttaaactcttcaagaagacgagtcttttcaccctccatgatctcgaaggtgatggccttctcttcttcaagcttggcattggtctCCTTGACCCGAGCATTCTCCttttcaagctccgcgagccgggCGTTCATCTTTTCAAGTTCGGAAGACTTGGCCTTTAGGTCCTCAGGTCCGGCCTTCACCTTTGCCTTTGTTGCCTTGAGCTCATCACCtagtttgagctgaagatccttcgcctcctaagcaattgacatgctcgagtggacctcgttgttcagcttatagttgagctgggcagagaCAGCAAGATTCTGGCAtataaagaaatcaaattagcatacGGACCAAGTGTAAAAAGGACTAATACTGAAAGATGAGGGAAGTTACCGCAATAGTGAGcttgatactcttctcataaagcgTATTGTagtctcgagcattgttcaagaactgccaatgaggggcgtcaaagccactaaagctctggcccactcgagacagaatgtccgagccaagtgtagccccatgggatccagcagcattgtcaattacatactcatcgacgtgagtagaaactgacaacttGCGTGTTGTGGAAGCTGAGGATTTTTTCAGAGGTGGGCCGAGTGTTGAGTGAACCAAGATTGGAGGTGGTTGGAGCTCGACCGTAGAGGACGCTTCGACCTGAGGAGTCGGCTCCATAGCCGGGCTTGTAGCagctggagctggtggaggaggtgtttTCTCGATCCTCTTAAGAACCTTGGTGGGCCGGTCGGTTTTTCGCGACCCCCAGGGACACTTACTCCTCTTGGCTCCACCACTCACCAAGATGTTGTCAAGGTTgaagtccatctcgcctgcacagttACACCACAATATGAGTTATCAAAAAATAAAGTAACTCAGCATAATGCAGACATACAAGGGATAAAaatacaagtggagagaaacctaactggaactctcccccgagcttgtgctcggtgtgacgtgctgcgtcatgaGACATCtctagggggccattttgtatgtatgagcatgccttggtgcttgatcattagtcaagtcttgcaccaagtaacctcaggggtagggaatgacacttttgtaattatgcatatatctcccaaacaaaaatcatatatgttcctgggaagacttcatttccttagaatgctccttagggggggtgacctggtgacttaagaaagcaccatggccaccagcagataggggcttaagctgtgtactcccttacCCTATCAAgaccttatatgaataaaacaatgctttgccatgtccctttgtgtatgctttctttacggtctatgtgttgcttgtttgttgccttcgttgggccattgcgtgccaattgaatgtgttgtatgctctgattattgtgtgggatgttgtctctggattgcttgcctcgtgcttgctcccgcttcataatttcccttacttgtgtgagacttgtaatgcggctaaccattgagtttgcttgccgcaggtgtgaattctaggctgattTGCTAgttaagagcgctaacaagtgtcgcacattccgtcaattcgagtatcgaagttggtGGCCCgtgatagttggtatcagagctaagttTGAGAAAGCTTGGTGACCCTGCAGGATGGTGAGCAACACTTAAAGGATTGAAGCGCTAGAGAGGCGAGTTGGAGAgttagatggcctggacgaaagagTCAGGGATCTTGGCTCTATCAGGCTAGAACCGGAGACGACTATAACGCACTAAACCGCGTGGCTGCGTTGGAGCGGGATACGACCAATCTACTAGCCCGCATAACGACAATCGAGCAGAGAGaaaacctttcaagcacatccaataCTCCTCCGAGGGAGGAACGTATTGAGGCAATGGAACGAGCggtgaaggacctacaagaagcaTTAAATGACCTCGTAGAGAATTGTAGGGAGTCAGTTGAGGCAATAAAGGATGAaatgttggagatgaacaccaagctgaacctcaccatgagggcaGTTGGGAGTCAACCTGCaactggacccattggcatggaatatgggagagtaaaattccctgagccgaggccctatggGGGGGCTAGAGACACgaaggacttagagaacttcctctttgatatggagcattactttagagccgtgagagctgaatcagaggatggcaaggtcgccatggcaacgatgtacttgtctgcagatgccaaagtgtggtggaggacgaaGTACGACGATATTCAGAACGGCAGATGCACCATAACAACATGGGAAGATCTCGAGAGAGTTGAAGACGCAATTTCTCCTTGAgaatgttgcctacatagctcgacgcCACTTGAGAGAACTGAAGCACACCGGAACAATCCGAGAATACGTGAAGAAATTCTCCGGGTTGATGTTGGATATCAAGGACATGTCCCAAAGTGGACAAACTCTTCGCGTTCTTAGAAGGTCTGAAGCCTTGAGCAAAGCAAGAACTCGAGAGACAACGAGTGGCTGACCTAGCCACTGCTCAAGCTGTTACCGAACGACTGACtgattactcatcagggaacattcaatccaagaagacgaatccgtcgactagtggaagtaatgttgggagtaaaaagtttgggaagtcttggcaaagcaagagtgggggaggagagaaaaggagtgtggagtctaactctcctagcaaaggtagtaacccccgttcaagaagcctcttacatgttggatctgtACCAGACCTCATAAGTCGACAGAGTGTCCTCACAGatccaagatgagtgccctccaggCGACATTTGCTCAAGGAGAACAA is a window of Humulus lupulus chromosome 4, drHumLupu1.1, whole genome shotgun sequence DNA encoding:
- the LOC133830113 gene encoding uncharacterized protein LOC133830113; the encoded protein is MGRSIESETPLIIVQETSDAADTQLINHYLHQLETFLRLFGFCQYSVLSFTLSWVSFLLVGIALPLLIIQISYCSNCEKYQIKSFELEILFSQSLVAAISLLCISHNFRKYGLRKFLFVDRYHGHMTQFRDEYSRKIKGFFRLLVVWVLPCFLLKASREVSRIRYIDKDSWWQSAAIIVGLLFSWTYLNIIFLSGSALFNLVCNLQIIHLENYGKLLERDLDVSEYITEHIRLNHNLSKISHRFRIFLLLEFLAVTASEIMALLQTTGNRGIINFINGGDFAVCSIVELVGIIICLHGAAKISHRAQALASITSKWHALVTCNSSDNPSQVDISIIDGTNNEADITQRSIPITYSENDLESVDFVPVPTNAQLASSMSLYHKRQAFVTYMESNLGGASVFGWRIDRTLVNTIFFIELSLVLFVLGKTITFT